In the Perca flavescens isolate YP-PL-M2 chromosome 20, PFLA_1.0, whole genome shotgun sequence genome, one interval contains:
- the dglucy gene encoding D-glutamate cyclase, mitochondrial, protein MLTAVRAARRSLRFFRSIFNSSVDSGYQQANVVVLPNHLANDFEAFCRNNPAPLPLLYRSKSGETACPPLARHADIRTDISQYYVYEEGCLVNRVSSLQSYCTHPRIASEQQAEHHGPWADIVCFYLGCSFGFEGRLKEAGVPVRNVEQGTNVSMYRTAVPCIPAGVFSCPLVTTMRPIPAGMLNAAVEVTYLNPLAHGAPVHIGDPALLGIQDLSKPDYGERVELQPGDVTVFWACGVTAIEAILSSKPSLAFSHAPGCMFLTDIPDSSTSSLIPPPSEGVDSPSTDHNPELIPLCFLISYNPLLYSLASQRAVAKIRQLETIIGEDPGQRGIRALFVQDELLRSCLALSHAFSVAITTGFPTHYMHSPPDETDGPPGAVAMATMLLSLGKQVTLVTDRRALEMNQAIINEAVRTGVLKTAIPLVTFEDSGPDSALQFLCHHGDPSKPRYDHLVAIERSGRAGDGNYYNMRGINIKHLVDPIDNLFIAAKDLPGITTTGIGDGGNELGMGKLKEKVTTLMPSGGLIACVVPADYAITAGVSNWGGYAVACGLYLLHTCSSHQRYRKKGLGLENTIPQEQLQDWTANLPSVDKEESILSTLVRFGIRSGKTGHLAMEVDGLTFHPTHSDVITRLLEVTLGSTTPKL, encoded by the exons ATGCTGACTGCTGTCAGAGCCGCCAGACGTTCCCTCAGATTTTTCCGGAGTATCTTTAACTCCTCCGTGGACTCAG gaTACCAGCAGGCTAATGTCGTCGTCCTACCCAATCATCTGGCCAATGACTTTGAAGCGTTCTGTCGCAATAATCCTGCCCCCCTGCCACTCCTTTATCGCAGCAAATCAGGAGAGACTGCCTGTCCACCTCTCGCTAGACATGCTGACATAAG GACAGATATTTCTCAGTACTACGTGTATGAGGAGGGTTGCCTGGTGAATAGAGTCTCCAGTCTGCAGAGTTACTGCACTCACCCAAG GATTGCATCAGAGCAGCAGGCTGAACATCATGGCCCATGGGCAGACATAGTATGTTTCTATCTGGGCTGCAGTTTTGGCTTTGAAGGCCGACTGAAGGAAGCTGGAGTCCCTGTCAGAAACGTGGAGCAGGGCACAAATGTCAGCATGTATAGG ACTGCAGTTCCCTGTATCCCTGCAGGAGTGTTCAGCTGCCCTCTTGTGACCACTATGCGTCCTATTCCAGCTGGCATGCTGAATGCAGCAGTGGAGGTTACTTACCTCAATCCGCTAGCACATGGAGCTCCTGTACACATAGGAgacccag CTCTCctaggcatacaggacctgtcCAAACCAGACTATGGGGAGCGAGTAGAGCTGCAGCCTGGGGATGTCACCGTGTTCTGGGCCTGTGGAGTGACTGCTATAGAAGCAATACTCAGCAGCA AGCCTTCATTGGCATTCAGTCACGCACCAGGCTGTATGTTCCTGACTGACATCCCAGACTCCTCCACTTCTTCCCTCATACCTCCACCCTCTGAGGGCGTAGACTCTCCCTCCACGGATCACAATCCTGAACTGATTCCCCTCTGCTTCCTGATATCCTACAATCCCTTGTTGTACAGTTTGGCATCTCAGAGGGCCGTGGCAAAGATCAGACAGCTGGAGACGATTATTGGAGAGGACCCAG GTCAACGAGGAATCAGAGCTTTATTTGTTCAGGATGAACTTCTGCGCTCCTGTCTGGCACTCTCCCACGCATTCTCTGTTGCCATAACAACTGGCTTTCCCACACACTACATGCACAG TCCCCCTGATGAGACTGATGGCCCACCTGGAGCCGTTGCCATGGCAACCATGCTGCTGTCGCTAGGGAAACAGGTGACATTGGTGACGGACAGGAGAGCCCTGGAGATGAACCAGGCCATCATtaatgaagctgtgaggacag GTGTGCTAAAAACTGCAATCCCATTGGTCACGTTTGAAGACAGCGGCCCCGACTCTGCACTACAGTTCTTGTGTCACCATGGAGACCCCAGCAAGCCCAG GTACGACCACCTTGTGGCGATAGAGCGCAGTGGACGTGCTGGAGATGGAAATTACTACAACATGAGAGGAATAAACATCAAACATCTGGTGGATCCCATTGATAACCTGTTTATTGCTGCCAAGGATTTACCAGGAATTACCACTACAG GAATCGGTGATGGGGGTAATGAGTTGGGGATGGGTAAACTGAAGGAAAAGGTGACGACTCTGATGCCCAGCGGGGGTCTCATAGCCTGTGTTGTACCTGCTGACTATGCCATCACTGCTG GGGTGTCTAACTGGGGAGGATATGCCGTGGCCTGTGGGCTCTACCTGCTCCACACCTGCTCCTCCCACCAGCGATACAGAAAGAAAGGACTGGGTTTGGAAAACACAATCCCCCAAGAACAGCTCCAGGACTGGACTGCTAACCTGCCATCTGTGGACAag gaAGAGTCTATCCTCTCCACTCTGGTGCGTTTTGGGATAAGAAGTGGGAAAACTGGTCACCTGGCCATGGAGGTGGATGGTTTGACCTTTCACCCCACGCACTCTGACGTCATCACCAGACTACTGGAAGTCACACTAGGCTCCACCACTCCAAAGCTTTGA